From one Lycium barbarum isolate Lr01 chromosome 6, ASM1917538v2, whole genome shotgun sequence genomic stretch:
- the LOC132600166 gene encoding vacuolar iron transporter homolog 4-like produces the protein MAAQNHVQVTIPKENQAPEEDFDYSQRAQWVRAAVLGANDGLVSIASLMMGVGAVQENVKTMIITGFAGLFAGACSMAIGEFVSVYSQLDIERAQLKRDKTTGGQNQESEEGDKEQLPNPFQAAIASSVAFSLGAIVPILAAAFIADHKVRLSVIVAAVSLALVAFGGIGAFLGRSPMVKSCARVLIGGWMAMAITFGLTKLIGSTGLEM, from the coding sequence ATGGCTGCTCAAAATCATGTCCAAGTTACCATTCCCAAAGAAAATCAAGCCCCTGAAGAGGATTTTGACTACTCTCAAAGAGCACAGTGGGTTCGAGCCGCTGTGTTAGGAGCAAATGATGGATTAGTCTCAATTGCATCCTTGATGATGGGTGTCGGAGCTGTTCAAGAAAACGTTAAAACCATGATCATTACTGGATTTGCAGGTTTATTTGCCGGTGCTTGTAGCATGGCTATAGGAGAGTTTGTCTCTGTGTACTCTCAACTAGACATAGAGCGAGCTCAACTGAAGAGAGACAAAACAACAGGAGGACAGAACCAAGAATCCGAAGAAGGTGACAAGGAACAACTGCCAAATCCATTTCAGGCGGCCATAGCCTCGAGTGTTGCATTTTCATTGGGTGCCATTGTGCCTATTCTTGCTGCTGCATTCATAGCAGATCATAAGGTGAGGCTTTCTGTGATCGTGGCTGCGGTGAGCTTGGCATTGGTCGCATTTGGAGGAATTGGTGCTTTCTTGGGCAGAAGTCCTATGGTGAAATCTTGTGCTAGAGTTTTAATTGGTGGCTGGATGGCTATGGCCATTACCTTTGGCCTTACCAAGCTGATTGGCTCTACTGGCCTGGAGATGTGA
- the LOC132600167 gene encoding vacuolar iron transporter homolog 4-like has translation MAAQTQVQITIPKDHNGQKQAPEEDFDYSQRSQWVRAAVLGANDGLVSIASLMMGVGAVQKDVKAMILTGFAGLIAGACSMAIGEFVSVYSQLDIERAQMKRNKTTEGQNQECKEGDKEQLPKPFQAAVASAIAFSLGAIVPILAAAFIANHKVRLAVIVAAASLALLAFGGIGAFFGRSPMVKSCARVLIGGWMAMAITFGLTKLIGSTTGMEL, from the coding sequence ATGGCTGCTCAAACCCAAGTCCAAATTACCATTCCTAAAGACCATAATGGCCAAAAGCAAGCCCCTGAGGAGGATTTTGATTACTCTCAAAGATCACAGTGGGTTCGAGCAGCTGTTTTAGGAGCCAATGATGGATTAGTCTCAATTGCATCCTTGATGATGGGTGTTGGAGCTGTCCAAAAAGACGTAAAAGCCATGATACTTACTGGATTTGCAGGGCTAATTGCCGGTGCTTGTAGCATGGCCATAGGAGAGTTTGTCTCTGTGTACTCTCAACTAGACATAGAGCGAGCTCAAATGAAGAGAAACAAAACAACAGAAGGACAGAACCAAGAATGCAAAGAAGGTGATAAGGAACAACTGCCGAAGCCATTTCAGGCAGCTGTAGCCTCGGCTATTGCGTTTTCATTGGGTGCCATTGTTCCAATTCTTGCTGCTGCATTTATAGCAAACCATAAGGTGAGGCTAGCTGTGATTGTGGCGGCAGCAAGCTTAGCATTGTTAGCATTTGGGGGAATTGGTGCTTTCTTTGGTAGAAGTCCCATGGTGAAATCTTGTGCCAGAGTTTTAATTGGTGGCTGGATGGCTATGGCCATTACCTTTGGGCTCACCAAATTGATTGGCTCTACTACTGGCATGGAGTTGTGA
- the LOC132600168 gene encoding vacuolar iron transporter homolog 4-like, producing MADQNHLQLTVIKENDNHNQNQVPEEDSDYFQRAQWLRAATLGATDGLVTTASLMMGVGAVQKDVNAMILIGFAALFAGACSMAIGEFVSVYSQLDIELAQIKRETKIRAQNHEQQEGEDKKEGLPNPFLAAIASAVAFSLGGIIPIVAAGFIPNHKVRMGVVVAVVSLALFVFGGVGAVLGKSPAVRSCARVLIGGWMAMAITFGLTKLIGSAGMEI from the coding sequence ATGGCTGATCAAAACCATCTCCAACTTACTGTCATTAAAGAAAATGATAATCATAACCAAAACCAAGTACCTGAAGAAGACTCTGACTACTTCCAAAGGGCACAGTGGCTTCGAGCTGCTACATTAGGAGCCACTGATGGATTGGTTACAACAGCATCTTTGATGATGGGTGTTGGAGCTGTCCAGAAAGACGTTAATGCCATGATATTAATCGGCTTTGCAGCATTGTTTGCTGGTGCTTGTAGCATGGCCATAGGAGAGTTTGTTTCTGTGTACTCTCAATTAGACATAGAGTTAGCTCAAATTAAGAGAGAGACCAAAATAAGAGCACAGAATCATGAACAACAAGAAGGAGAAGACAAGAAGGAAGGACTCCCAAATCCATTTCTGGCAGCCATAGCTTCAGCTGTTGCGTTTTCATTGGGTGGCATAATACCAATTGTTGCTGCTGGATTTATACCTAACCATAAGGTGAGGATGGGTGTGGTGGTGGCGGTAGTGAGCTTGGCATTGTTTGTATTTGGAGGAGTTGGTGCTGTTCTTGGGAAAAGTCCTGCAGTGAGGTCTTGTGCCAGAGTTTTAATCGGTGGCTGGATGGCTATGGCCATTACCTTTGGACTTACCAAACTGATTGGCTCTGCTGGGATGGAGATATGA
- the LOC132598755 gene encoding glycine-rich RNA-binding protein RZ1A-like: MSEDDEYRCFIGNLSWSTSDRGLKDAFEKFGNLVDAKVVLDKFSGRSRGFGFVTFDEKRAMEDAIDAMNGMDLDGRAITVDKASPQQGSGRDFGSDRPRDRDRDRGRDRGSRDYGGGRGSGGGDCYNCGKPGHFARECPSEGGRGGRYGGGGGGGRGGPDRNGDRYGSRSSRDGGGRDREGGERFGRDRDRSGPYDRRSSGGYRG; encoded by the exons ATGTCGGAGGATGATGAATATCGCTGTTTTATCGGTAACTTGTCATGGTCTACCTCTGATCGAGGATTAAAAGACGCATTTGAGAAGTTTGGCAATCTTGTTGATGCAAAG GTTGTACTTGACAAGTTCTCTGGCCGATCTCGTGGATTTGGGTTTGTTACATTTGATGAAAAGAGAGCAATGGAAGATGCCATTGATGCAATGAACGGAATGGACTTAGACGGCCGTGCTATTACTGTAGACAAGGCCTCGCCTCAACAAGGTTCAGGCAGAGATTTTGGTAGTGATCGACCCCGTGACCGTGACCGAGATCGTGGTCGTGATCGCGGTAGCCGTGATTATGGAGGTGGGCGGGGATCTGGTGGTGGAGATTGCTATAATTGTGGTAAGCCAGGACATTTTGCTAGAGAATGCCCTAGTGAAGGGGGTAGAGGTGGTAGGTATGGTGGCGGAGGTGGTGGTGGTAGAGGTGGACCTGACAGGAATGGTGATCGATATGGAAGCCGCAGCAGCAGAGATGGTGGTGGTCGTGATCGTGAAGGAGGTGAACGTTTTGGCCGTGATCGTGATCGTTCCGGGCCATATGATCGTCGCAGTTCTGGAGGCTATCGAGGCTGA